A stretch of the Calypte anna isolate BGI_N300 chromosome 5, bCalAnn1_v1.p, whole genome shotgun sequence genome encodes the following:
- the RASSF10 gene encoding ras association domain-containing protein 10: MEPEERKISVWICQEEKLISGLSRRTTCSDVVRVLLEDSHHRRQRPALPEPGGGMLSGPPHSYCIVEKWRGFERILPNKTKILRLWVAWGDEQENVRFVLVRSEASLPSAGPRSAEARVVLSKERPGHGLGAARASLALTQERQRRVVRKAFRKLAKINKKRQQPLAREASAAERMETLVHLVLSQDHTIRQQIQRLRELDREIDRYEAKIHLDRMKRHGVNYVQDTYLVGAGGGEPEPGGTAQPTAGRPEEDYARKCEEVLQLQEQRAQQEELLEHLAAEIQEELNERWMKRRREELELAAVPGLSDTDCDTTELSGGGGEGELQLEHERVKTQLSTSLYIGLKLSTDLEAIKTDLDFTQRAWEDKERELQRLLETLGTLDVAEAPAEPRGAGGGERPPAARGTAAGWVEQARALRKDRADDDEDSDTGLSSMHSQDSDSVPVCESLV; this comes from the coding sequence CGTGGtgagggtgctgctggaggacagCCACCACCGGCGGCAGCGGCCGGCGCTGCCCGAGCCCGGCGGCGGGATGCTGTCGGGGCCGCCTCACTCCTACTGCATCGTGGAGAAGTGGCGCGGCTTCGAGCGGATCCTGCCAAACAAGACGAAGATCCTGCGGCTCTGGGTGGCGTGGGGGGACGAGCAGGAGAACGTGCGCTTCGTGCTAGTGCGCAGCGAGGCTTCGCTGCCCAGCGCGGGGCCGCGCAGCGCCGAAGCGCGGGTGGTGCTCAGCAAGGAGCGCCCCGGCCACGGCCTGGGGGCGGCCCGCGCCAGCCTGGCGCTCACGCAGGAGCGGCAGCGGCGGGTGGTGAGGAAAGCGTTCCGCAAGCTGGCCAAGATCAACAAGAAGCGACAGCAGCCGCTGGCTCGGGAGGCCTCGGCGGCGGAGAGGATGGAGACGCTGGTGCACCTGGTGCTCTCGCAGGACCACACCATCCGGCAGCAGATCCAGCGGCTGCGCGAGCTGGACCGGGAGATCGACAGGTACGAGGCCAAGATCCACCTGGACCGCATGAAGCGGCATGGCGTCAACTACGTGCAAGACACCTACTTGGTGGGAGCCGGCGGCGGGGAGCCGGAGCCGGGCGGAACGGCCCAGCCCACCGCCGGCCGTCCCGAGGAGGACTACGCCAGGAAGTGCGAGGAGGTGCTGCAGTTGCAGGAGCAGCGGGcgcagcaggaggagctgctggagcaccTGGCCGCCGAGATCCAGGAGGAGCTCAACGAGCGCTGGATGAAGCGGCGAcgggaggagctggagctggcgGCGGTGCCCGGGCTGTCCGACACGGACTGCGACACCACGGAGCtgagcggcggcggcggagagggtgagctgcagctggagcatgAACGGGTGAAGACCCAGCTGAGCACCAGCCTCTACATCGGCCTCAAGCTGAGCACGGACCTGGAGGCCATCAAAACCGACCTGGACTTCACGCAGCGGGCATGGGAGGACAAGGAGCGGGAGCTGCAGCGGCTGCTGGAGACGCTGGGCACCCTGGACGTGGCGGAGGCGCCGGCGGAGCCGCGCGGAGCAGGGGGCGGGGAGCGGCCGCCGGCGGCGCGGGGCACCGCAGCTGGCTGGGTGGAGCAGGCGCGGGCGCTGCGCAAGGACCGCGCCGACGACGACGAGGACTCGGACACGGGGCTGAGCTCTATGCACAGCCAGGACTCGGACTCGGTTCCCGTCTGCGAATCCCTCGTCTAG